The genomic region tatttttgcttttatttccagtattctgggaggtgggtcatagaggatcctgctgtgatgtatgtcggagagtgttttgcctatgttctcctctaggagttttatagtttctggtcttacgtttagatctttaatccattttgagtttatttttgtgtatggtgttagaaagtggtctagtttcattcttttacaagtggttgaccagttctctcagcagcacttgttaaagaggttgtctttaatccattgtatattcttgcctcctttgtcaaagataaggtgtccatatgtgcgtggatttatctctgggctttctattttgttccattgatcgatatttctgtctttgtgtcagtaccatactgtcttgatgactgtcgctttgtagcagagcctgaagtcaggtaggttgattcctccagttccattcttatttctcaagatcgctttggctattcgaggtttttttatatttccatacaaattgtgaaattatttgttctagctctgtgaagaataccgttggtagcttgatagggattgcattgaatctataaattgctttgggtagtatactcatttccactatattgattcttccaacccatgaacatggtatatttctccatctattagtgtcctctttgatttctttcaccagtgtgttatagttttctatatataggtctttagtttctttaggtagatatattcctaagtattttattctttccattgcaatggtgaatggaattgtttccttaatttctctttctgttttctcattatttgtgtataggaatgcaagggatttgtgtgtgttgattttatatactgcaactttactataatcattgattagttctagcaattttctggtggagtctttagggttttctatgtagaggatcatgtcatctgcaaacagtgagagttttacttcttcttttccaatttggattctttttatttctttttctgctctgattgctgtggccaaaacttccaaaactatgttgaatagtaatggtgaaagtgggcacccttgtcttgttcctgactttagaggaaatgctttcaatttttcaccattgaggataatgtttgctgtggggttgtcatatatagcttttattatgttgagatatgttccttctattcctgctttctggagagtttttatcataaatggatgttgaattttgtcaaaggctttctctgcatctattgagataatcatatggtttttatttttcaatttgttaatgtggtgtattacattgattgatttgcggatattgaagaatccttgcatccctgggataaagcctacttggtcatggtgtatgatctttttaatgtgttgttggattctgattgctaaaattttgttaaggatttttgcatctctgttcatcagtgatattggcctgtagttttctttttttgtgggatctttgtcaggttttggtattagggtgatggtggcctcatagaatgagtttggaagtttaccttcctctgcaattttctagaagagtttgagtaggataggcgttagctcttctctaaatttttggtagaattcagctgtgaagccgtctggacatGGGCTTTTTTTTGctgaaagatttttgattacagtttcaatttccgtgcttgtgatgggtctgttaagattttctattttatcctGGTCCagctttggaaagttgtacttttctaagaatttgtccatttgttccacgttgtcaattttattggcatataattgttgatagtagtctcttatgatcctttgtatttctgtgttgtctgttgtgatctctccatttccatttctaattttattgatttgatttttctccctttgtttcttgataagtctggctaatggtttgtcaattttatttatcctttcaaagaaccagcttttggctttgttgatttttgctatggtctcttgtttcttttgcatttatcctATCATGAGTTCTTGATGAtgttcctccttttccttttgtctctttgAATATACTTCCCAGGTATTTTGTCTCATCCCATTTCTTTACCAATACTTTCATTGATGGTTCCATTCAATGGTTGAAGGTGAGGAAAGTACTAGTATTAGGGCAGAGATGCTCAGGGAAGTGAGGAATCCAGAAGGACGCAAATGGTTTGTGTCAGTCCCTAATGTGTGTGATTTCAGCATTTCTTCCTCGTGAGACCATCACCTTCAGGgatcatggaaaagaaaatacctTTCACGTAGAGCCAGTTGTCTCTGAAGGGTGCTAACTAGAAACTTGTAATTGTTTCCAGTAATTAACAATTGACAGAAAAGTTTCCAGAAATGTTCTCAGCTCCCAGGCCTGCACTCCCATCACTGCTGCAGGTGAAAGGATAATTGCAGTTTtgacaggaggggaggggaggacagcGTCTCAAACCCATTTATCAGGATCTGGCTGCCTCCATCCTACACACATACTGGGTATAATGACCATCCCACCAAGCCCTTGTCCTGCCAGCTGGAAGGTATGTTCGTTGTACTTTCGTCTGAGCAGCAGAGTCTGTGAGAGAAAGGCATATCAAGATTCTGGGTAAGTGATCAGATCAGAAACAGACACCAACACCAATTTGTTGACATTCTAACAAATCTAGTATGTCAGTTTATGAAAGACACAAGAATACATGCTTTACAAGTGCTAAATTTTGCCTCTGTGTTTTGTATGTAATGTCAATTGCAAATATTAATTCATTGCTAATTTATTCACTGGGCTCGACAATAACACACTGTTCAGTATATGATTGGacaataataattttcttttgtcttaaaCTGTTTTATCACATGCTAGTGTTTATTCCCTAAGGTTTATTGCCTACATATGATTATTCAAACAGTTCTATAATATATGTTATTTCAGTTCTGTTTCTGTCATAGGAACAAGAGTCTTTCTGTTGCTATCCTCACAGTGAAGCATTCTCGTCTTCATGACATTGCCTTGTCCTGAGGCAGGTTCCTGCTGTATTCTATTGCCAGCAGTGTTTTTCATGTATTAAGATGCTAAGACTTTATTCAGAATACATGGTATCATAGAATAAAGCTttacaaataaatggaatcatgttatatgaaaatacaaatatatacaaaataccaCAGGTCTACAAACAATAGTTGTGAAATCAAAATCAAATATAGATCTGGTTTATTATATGCTTGCAACTAACTAGCTGTTTGCATGGCTGGTGATCAGTGcactctttttttgtctttgtccGTGCATCAAAGTTCGTGGAATCTTcgatcctggaccagggattgaacctggaccctctgtggtggaaggcagagtcttaatcatttaagcacctgggaAGTTCCTTGAACCACTGTTTTGAGTAGACAAATGGGGTTCAGTCCTCACTGTGCATTAAGAAGCAGATTTGACAAATACTTAACCTGTCTGGGTATAGGTTACACTCCTCTGTATAACTAAGGTCCCTTCAGTTCCTGCCTAATAAATTTGTGAAGAAGAAGTGATCACATGAGTATCTCCAGTGATTAACTTTACATATTAGTTCTCTTTAAATGTTATACATGGAACCCTTTAAAGGCTGCTGGGAACAGAAAACACAAGAAGCAAATATTTCCAAGTGGGAACTATTGTTAAGTGGAGAATATTGGATTACAGTTGACACTATGCATGTAGCCCATGCCTCATATTCCCACGCAGGACATTCTAACTCACAAGTACCAGTGACTGTGAACTGAGAGGATGGCTGGCAGCTTTTTCATAATAGGCATGATCATCTTAACACAGACTGTGGTTGGAATCCTGGGGAATTTCTCACTCCTTTGCAGTTATATCGTCCTTCACATCATGGGTTACAGGTTAAGGTCCACAGATTTGATCCTTAAGCACCTGATTGTGGCCAACTCCTTGGTCCTCCTCTGTAAAGGGGTCCCCGAGACAATGTCAATCTTTGGGTGGAAGCagatccgcagtgattttggctgcaaacttctcttctttctacACAGAATGGGGAGGGGAGTGTCCATTGGCAGCATCTGCCTCTTGAGTGTCTTTCAGATGATCACAATCAGTCCCTGGAACTCCAGGTGGGCAGCGCTGAAAGTAATAGCTCCCAAGTACACCGTTCCCTCTATTTTCCTGTGTTGGATCCTCCAAATGCCGGTAAATGTCATTTTTCCCATCTATATAACTGGCAAATGGAGTCACAATAACATCACAGAGGAAAGAGATTATGGCTGCTGTTCTAGTACTCATACTGACCAGAAGAATATAAAAACCAGAGACGCCTTGTATGCAGCATTGCTGTCATCCCCTGATGTTTTATGTTTGGGGCTCACGCTCTGGGCCGGTGGCTCCATGGTTCTCATTCTCTACCGACATAAGCAGCAGGTCCAGCACATTCGTAGGACTGATGCCTCCTCCAGGTCCTCCCCTGAGTCCAGGGCTACTAAAACCATCCTTCTCCTGGGGGGCACCTTTGTCTGCTTTTATACTCTTTCCTCCATCTTTCAAGTTCTTCTGGCTCTTTTTGTTCAGCCCAGCTGGTTGTTTGTGAACATGACTATAATCATAGCAGCATGCTTCCCAAGTGTCAGCCCCTTTCTGCTCATAAGCCGTGACTCCAGTGTACAAAGGCTCTACTTTgcctgggaaagaaatgcaaagtcCTCTACTATTATGAGAAAagtgtgaattttatttattctataatgAGCCACTGCCAGCTCATTTATTCACCCTCAGAATcctaatttaaaatttgaatttcaagatAATATACAGGACATGCCAAATGTCTTCTTCAATATAAAGACCAATTGAAATATATTGTCATGAAATATGAATACCTCATAAAAAATCATATCATTGAAGTTTCCTTGTAGAAAAGGAGTTCAGAAATTTATGCAATAAACAAGTCTTGAAATGATATGCATATTATAAAGTGTTCAAATGTGTTACTTTCAGTCTAACAGAACGAATTTCCCACAAATGAAGTAGGTGTGGAATTATAGATAAAAGTATACATGAAAACGGATCAGTGTGTACAGTagtcagaaataaaatggaagaaattaatgtCCTCACAGAGTAAAGAATACCCTGGTTACTACGCGAAGGTAAAATCAGGTAAGAATTTGGGAGCCAGTTACAAGTTTATAGTTCACATTGTTAAGAGAGATGGCAGTATTTATTAGAAAGAGTCTTGCAGGGAGATTAgcgcatttaaatattttcatgtagAAATGAGCAGTTTGAAGTGAAGTACAATACAAAACACAccgaaagaaaaatatatttcagcagacataaaaaactgaaatatatttgacatataacattgtgtgaaTTTTAAGTGTAAgatgtgataatttgttacacatAAATATTGTAATGTGACTGCCATTACAACCACATATCACAATGCATAACTTTTCTTTTACGTCAAATTTTTccttgaattatagttgatttacagtattatagtaATGGCAGAGGTACAACATTGTGGTTCAGTGTATAGGTTATACTTGTTTAAAGTTATTATGAactattggctatattccctgtgctgtaaagtatgtccttgtagtttatttattttctacatagtaATGTGTACTTCTAAATCTTTACTCTGTCTTGCCCCTTCCCACTTTCTCTCTCCACTGGTAAgcactagtttattctctatatGTGAGTCTTTTTCTATATCATTATTTTCATCCATTTGTACTagctttagattccatatgtcaagggataatatacagtatttaactttgtctgacttaattcactaaACAGAATGATTTCCAGGTCCATCTATGGTAGAAGCAGCgaaattttattcttaaagggtgaggaatattccattgtgtgtgtgtactgaatTCATTAGTTTTCTGGTGGAGACATTAGGGTTTTCTATAGAAAGTATCATTTCTCTAtagtagtgacagttttacttctcttAGGCATTGGATGTCTCTTATTACTTTTTTGTCCAAATACCGTTAAACCAgagtggcaagagtgagcatccttgtcttggtcctgattttagaggaaaaagcTTTCAGATATCCACCTCTGTGGGTTTGATTTGTTACGTGGAGATGTATTTTCTCTATGCTCATTTTTCTGAGAGTATTTACCATGAATGGATGTTAGATTTTGTCAATGCTTTTTCTAAGTCTATTGACACAATCTTgtgtttatcttcctttttttaatgttgtgtatCACGTGGATTGACTTATGGATTTTTaaccatccttgcatctctggaacAATGCTACGTGGTAATCATTTATGATATCTTTAATAGATTGTTGAATTCTgtctgctaatattttgttgaaaatttttttcaaccatATTCATCAAGAAAATGATCTGTAATTTTCTGTAGTGTCTCTTTATAGTACTGATATCAATGTAAAGTTAGCCTGATATAATAAATTTAAGAGTGTTCtcctcctctttaatttttgtaaTAGTTTAAGAagggtagattttatttttaaaaatgcttcataGGATCACATGTGATACCCTCAGGCCCTGGACATTGTTTTCTGGGAGgtttttgattcagttcagttcagttcactctctcagtcgtgtccgacttttgcgaccccatgaaccgcagtacaccaggcctccctgtccatcaccaactcctggagtttacccaaactcatgtccattgagtcgatgatgccatccaaccatctcatcctctgtcgtccccttctcctctcgccttcaatcttttccagcatcagggtcttttcaaatgagtcagctcttcacagaaGGTGgccaatattggagtttcagcttcaacatcagtccttccaaataatattaaggaccgatttcctttaggaaggactggttggatctccttgcagtccaagggactctcaagagtcttctccaacaccacagttcaaaagcatcaattcttcagcgctcagctttctttatagtccaacgctcacatccatatgtgcctactggaaaaaccatagccttgactagacagacctttgtggacaaagtcatgtctctgcttttcaatatgctatctaggttggtcataactttccttctaaggagtaagtgtcttttaatttcatggctgtaatcaccatctgcagtgattttggagccccccccccaaaataaagtcagccactgtttctactgtttccccatctatttgccatgaagtggtgggactggatgccatgatcttagttttctgaatgttgagctgtaagctaactttttcactctcctctttcactttcatcaagaggctttttagttcctcttcactttctgccataagggtcttttcatctgcatatctgaggttattgatatttctcccagaaatcttgattccagcttgtgcttcctccagccccgcatttctcatgatgtactctgcatataagttaaataagcagagtgacaatatacagccttgacgtagtccttttcctatttggaaccagtctgttgttccatgtccagttctaactgttgcttcctgacctgcatataggtttctcaagaggcaggtcaggtggtctggtattcccacctctttcagaatttttcacagtttattgtgatccacacatcaaaggctttggcatagtcaagaaagcagaaatagatgtttttctggaactctcttgcttttttgcagatgttggcaatttgatctctggttggttcctctgccttttctaaaaccagttgaacatctggaagttcacagttcatgcattgatgaagcttgacttggagaattttgagcattactttactagcgtgtgagatgtgtgcaattgtgtagtagtttgagcattctttggcattgcctttctttgggattggaatgaaaatggaccttttccattcctgtggcccctgctgaattttccaaatttgctggcatattgagtgcatcgctttcacagcatcatcttttaggacttgaaatagctcaactggaattccatcacctccactagctttgttcgtagtgatacttcctaagacccacttggcttcacattgcaggatgtctggctctaggtgagtgtgaatgatcacaccatcatgattatctagcttgtgaaggtcttttttgtacagttcttctgtgtattcttgccaccttttcttaatatcttctgcttctgttaggtccataccatttttgtcctttattgcgcccaactttgcatgaaatgttcccttggtgtctctaattttcttgaagagatatctagtctttcccattctgttgttttcctctatttcttggcattgatcgctgaagaaggctttcttatctctccttgctattctttggaactctgcattcaaatgagtatatctttccttttctcccttgcttttcacgtctcttcctttcacagctatttgtaaggcctcctcagacagccattttgcttttttgctttctagattgtctatttcttcctaattcagtcttattttttaatataaatgtatttattttaattgcaggctaattacaatattgtattgcttttgccatacatccacatgaatccaccatgggtgtacacgtgttccccatcctgaatccccctcccatgtccctccccataccatccctctgggtcatcccagtgcaccagccccgagcatcaaAGACTGTTTCTAGAAATTTGGTCAGTTAAGTGGATTTGGgctttttctttagattttttcaGACATTTGAAATAGGCCTGTATTGGTATAAGGTTTTCTCTTAGAAGTGTGTTTACTGTGTTCcatcaattttggaaagttgtgttgTTATTCTCATTTGTCTTCTGGTAATTTCTGATTTACTCTTGATATGTTTTTTGAACCTATTGAGAGggtgacaggcaggaaggccaggagtCTCCAagtggaggaaatagcctgcaagtgtcagacatttttgtctctcttaagtggcaggaggaaacaaactagcaatatttttttcttctctatacaaatttaaaaggaggtttctcttaacatactgtgttgccataatgacacctggtttcacctgaagttaactattctcaaaccttgacataaccaatgcatttttcttatagaaatgtttgtcttaagctatttAATGTActgtgcatttaccccagactctgtcttcaagtcggttcctcCTAATGGCTCAGAAGCTACTTGACAAAGCAGAatattatactcagatattgttcccctaacctatgtaaacaaaattatttgtatggtaatctgcccttctacaagattcaagttaatcattttatggcctgggatgagtCGTCTAGtgtcaagattatcccaaaatgcatcttatggatgaggggccttgtgccattctgagttttaagacattcctttctttcattaacagacggttagtgactatataacatccagctgaagccTAGCAGgggggtattctttctgcccctttctgatgcctatgtcagaagctttctgtatctcctttatactttaataaaactttattacacaaaagctctgagtgatcaagcctcgtctctggccccgtgTTGAAATCTTATCCTCCAGAGGCCAAAAATCCTGGCGTCTTTGTAttgttcaacaacaacctttcactatcaTGTTTTAGTagtgtgttgtttagtctctgtgtgtttgtctctTTGCAGATTTATATCTGAGGTAAGTCTCTTGCAGGAAACATAGTGAaagaactcatttttttaaaaatccagttagGTGCTGGAACAGAAACCCTGTGGGTCAGGCCCAAGGTGAATCTCGTTCTTCTAAGTGTGTGTTGTTCCTCTCCACACAGTGGGTCCATTTCCCCAGAGTAAGAAGACCTCTGAATCAATTGGGAACCATGGGCAGACAGGGGTCTGATGCTCTGCCTATGTAGGTGCCAATGGCTGTGCTGTCGCAGCCTCAAGTGCAAGTTCCCATTGTCCTTCACAGTTGAAGACTGCTCCCTGTCTTTGCAACCCCCACCCTGTTATGGAGCTGCTCTTTACAGCTTGCAGGAGCTCACGGGGACCCTAAGCATTGGTTGGTAAGTGAGCTGTTGTGGAACAGCTCTGTCCCAGAACCAGGTTGTTCTGTGTCCCTTGGTGAAGTCTTCTCTCTGGTTGTAGGCTCCCTAGATCCAATGCAGCGATATGACATGGATTGAGTTGGGCAGAAGCATTTGCTGTGTTCAGGCTGGGCACATGAGTAGGTGGTAGATGGTCGTGGGAAACTCTGCAGCCACTAGAGCAGACCCCTCTGTCTTGTCTGGGTGGAAAGTCCCTTGTGTCTCTAAAGTTtccccatcctctgtcactcctgcACTGTTGTGAAACTGCTCCTCAGGGTAGGCAGTTCTTTGCATATTTACCTGCAAATTATCCCTGTGTAATGAGCTGTAGTGAAATAGCTGTCATATGATCTCTGGGCTGCTTCTGGGGGGTTGCTTGAATCAACACCAACAGTGGCTGCCACTGCTCCACCCAGGCTCTGCCCTGGCTGTGGGTTATCTCTGTGTCCCTCCGTCAACTCTTCCCTCACAGTGACTGCTCCAGATCCAGTGCCATGTAGGGAGGAGGACTGGTGTGTTCATTCCACTGGGGCTGGAGTGTGTGGTGAGTTGGTTGTGGTAAAACAGCAGCTACTTGAGTAGACCTCTGTCTTCCCTGCCTCATGGACTAGTCAATGTGTGCTCCTCATGAGCATAGTCCTATCTTCCTATAGCTCTTCTTCTCGTCCCAGCGCTTCTCCCACCAGACAGTGTGGCTTGTATCAAACACGCAGGACCCTAGGACTGGGGTACCCAATCTGTGGCTCAGACTACTCACTCACCAACGCATCCATTTCTCTGAGTTGTCAGCCATGGGTACTGCTCCTGGCTCGATTGCTCAAGGATAGACCATATATTGGAACCCAAAACAAATTTCAACACATTTAAGTAGAAATCACATATATCCTATATTCCACTCACAATGGTATGAAATGAAGAAGCCATCTTTGAGAAGAGAACTAGAAAAGTGAGAGAGGAGTTTACAGCAATATGGGCCCacctaaagaaagaaggaaaatttcaAATAACATTCTAGCCAtacacctaaagaaactagaaaagagaaacaaacaaaacccaaagtcaggagaatgaaggaaatgataaaattagtgtggaaataaataaaacagagactAAAAAGACAGTAGAAAAGATCaatcagggagttccctggtgatccagtagctaagTCCActgggactccatgctcccaatcaggaggcctgagtttgatccatgGTCCAGGATCTCGATAGTACATGCGACAGCTAAGActttgcatgccgcaactaaagatacCGAGTCCACAACTAAGGCAGAGTGCACccagatacataaataaatattttttaaaaggtcaatCAAACTAAGTACTGGTTCTTTGGAAAGGGAAACAAAATTGAGAAACCTTTAATTAGACtcacttttaaaaagagagagagaaggttctGATCAATACATtatgaaacaagaagaaaaagagcaaTAATTACTAAGAATACAAATAATTGTGACAATATTGTGAACATCTATCTATGCCAACAAACTTGGACAGACCAGAAGAATAAGGTCCATTTTTAGAATcatacaaccttccaagactgaatcatgaaataAAAAACCTGACTAGACTGATCACTCGTCCAGTGCTTGAAATAGTAATAGAAAACTTCCCCAAACAAAAATTCAGGACCAAATGGCTTCCCaagtgaattttaccaaacattcaaAGAGTTAATACCGATGCTTCCCAAGCACTTccaaaaaaactgaagagaacGCTTTTTACCTCATTTAATGAGACCaacatcactctgataccaaaagcacaaaatggcaatatatataaagaaaattacgGGCCAGAATCTctcataaacatagatgcaaaaaccatccacaaaatattagaaaattgcATGCAACAATACGTTGAAAGACTCCTATGGACCCACATTCAGCTTGGTAACATCTACTTGTAAGAAGGGTGAGCTGGAAATGAAGGACGTGGCAGAGGACCCATTCATTAATTCCACAATTTGTCATGTTATCataccttccctggtagctcagctggtaaagaatccacctgcaatgcaggaaaccccagtataattcctgggtcaggaagatcagctggagaagggagaggctacccactccagtattcttgggcttccctggtgactcagatgataaagaatctgcctgcaatgcaggagacctggattcgatccctgggttggggagatgccctggagaagggaacgcctacccaatccagtattcttgcctggagaattccatggagagaggagcccggcagtctacggtccatgggggtctcaaagagttggctacgattgggtgactttcacttcatttcatatctgacatattcagtttttaaaaatttatttttctgatatgttGATTTACAGTATGGTGTTAATGTctgctgcaaagagttggctacgactgggtgacttccacttcacttcatatctgacatattcaggttttaaaaatttatttttctgatatgtgATGTTGATTTACAGTATGGTGTTAATGTCTGCTGTACTGCAATGtgatttagtgatttttttttcatattctttcccaccatggcttatcacaagatattaactatagttccatgtgctgtgcagtaggacaTTGTTCTTGATGCATTCTGTCTTTAATAGTTTTCATCtactaatctcaaactcccaatccatccttcccccaccttccccttGGGAACCACAATtctgtttctatgtctgtgagtctgttgttCTTCatagataagctcatttgtgtcatgttttcgctcgctcagttgcttcagtcatgttcaacccttcagactgcagcctagcagatttctctgtccatgaggattctccagggaagaatactggagtgggttgccatgcactactcagggaatcttcctgacccaagtagTGGATCAGACttggatggaacccacatctcttatgtctccttcattggcaggagggttctttacccccagcaccacctgggaggccccagtATTTTAGTTTCCATACATAAATGATATCACGTGGTATTTGTtgctctctttctggcttactcccctgagtatgatcatctctaactctatccatgttgctgcaaatggcattatttcattctttttatggctgagttgtattccattgcatacataCACCACATAGTATTTAATCAGTCAGGGTTACTTTCTAATTTCAGCTCAGGGGGAAAATatcttgtttatttaaaatacccTCAAAACTGTTTTAAACGCAGATACAGTAAAAGAGGAAAGCTAAAATTTTAAGGAAACAACACTCAACAGCATTCTACCTCTTCCTTCACAATATCAGTCGTAGGATGTGAACTCACAGGGTCAGGAA from Bos javanicus breed banteng chromosome 18, ARS-OSU_banteng_1.0, whole genome shotgun sequence harbors:
- the LOC133229716 gene encoding vomeronasal type-1 receptor 4-like, translating into MAGSFFIIGMIILTQTVVGILGNFSLLCSYIVLHIMGYRLRSTDLILKHLIVANSLVLLCKGVPETMSIFGWKQIRSDFGCKLLFFLHRMGRGVSIGSICLLSVFQMITISPWNSRWAALKVIAPKYTVPSIFLCWILQMPVNVIFPIYITGKWSHNNITEERDYGCCSSTHTDQKNIKTRDALYAALLSSPDVLCLGLTLWAGGSMVLILYRHKQQVQHIRRTDASSRSSPESRATKTILLLGGTFVCFYTLSSIFQVLLALFVQPSWLFVNMTIIIAACFPSVSPFLLISRDSSVQRLYFAWERNAKSSTIMRKV